A single Nocardioides bizhenqiangii DNA region contains:
- a CDS encoding CHAP domain-containing protein, translated as MRLGRTLWRGGTALLTSTLVATLLVVAGVQQQGGRSAPAESPETTRASGSTYLCTGYAGCRNAGYSDAGYGAVNSRMYWRMYSGHNCTNYAAYRMIKAGMSTERPWDGSGMAYNWGHAMSHITDNRPSVGAVAWWDRYDNGIGSSGHVAYVERVVSADEIVISEDSWSGDFHWRTITRDSGRWPTGFIHFVDKAVQNVAAPAITGTPQVGSELRVSRGGWSPKRDLTISWQWYADGVAVAGATDQTFTPTAAERGKRITAAVTARRSGYSPATATAAPTAPVARGVFTVLAPPTITGDPTVDEVLTANPATWSPPSRDTLYRWKADGVLIAGATGRTLTLTRDLLGKTIVVATHGRREGYRNSPVRSAPVGPVVIGEIVASTPSTVSGRARIGQVLTAQPGAVQPTDATVAYQWLRDGVPVAGATAATYTLSSVDLGTTMAAQITRSRRNYADLVETVAVARAVSAKPTMTLSAVGRSRKAVVTVQLTVPDVTVPGQVTVKVGGQVATATLVDGRARLVVGGVEPGDRLVRAWYAGSGPIRPAKSSTTVRVLR; from the coding sequence ATGCGCCTCGGACGAACGCTCTGGCGCGGGGGAACCGCGCTGCTCACGAGCACGCTCGTGGCGACCCTCCTCGTGGTCGCGGGGGTGCAGCAGCAGGGCGGTCGCTCGGCACCGGCCGAGAGCCCCGAGACCACCCGGGCTTCCGGGTCGACGTACCTCTGCACCGGCTACGCGGGCTGTCGCAACGCCGGCTACTCCGACGCCGGCTACGGCGCGGTCAACAGCCGGATGTACTGGCGGATGTACAGCGGCCACAACTGCACCAACTACGCGGCCTACCGGATGATCAAGGCCGGGATGTCGACCGAGCGGCCGTGGGACGGCTCGGGCATGGCCTACAACTGGGGCCACGCGATGTCCCACATCACCGACAACCGGCCGAGCGTCGGCGCGGTGGCGTGGTGGGACCGCTACGACAACGGCATCGGTTCGAGCGGCCACGTGGCATACGTCGAGCGGGTGGTCTCCGCCGACGAGATCGTCATCAGCGAGGACTCCTGGAGCGGCGACTTCCACTGGCGCACGATCACCCGCGACAGCGGCCGGTGGCCGACCGGCTTCATCCACTTCGTCGACAAGGCCGTCCAGAACGTCGCGGCGCCCGCGATCACCGGCACTCCGCAGGTCGGCTCTGAGCTGCGCGTGTCCCGCGGTGGCTGGTCGCCGAAGCGCGACCTCACCATCTCCTGGCAGTGGTACGCCGACGGCGTGGCCGTCGCCGGCGCGACCGACCAGACGTTCACGCCGACCGCCGCGGAGAGGGGCAAGCGGATCACCGCCGCCGTGACCGCCCGGCGATCCGGCTACTCGCCCGCGACCGCCACCGCCGCCCCGACGGCGCCGGTCGCGCGCGGAGTGTTCACCGTCCTCGCGCCACCCACCATCACCGGCGACCCGACCGTTGACGAGGTGCTGACGGCGAACCCGGCGACCTGGTCGCCGCCCTCGCGGGACACTCTCTACCGGTGGAAGGCCGACGGCGTCCTCATCGCCGGCGCGACCGGTCGCACCCTCACGCTCACCCGCGACCTGCTCGGCAAGACCATCGTGGTGGCCACCCACGGCCGCCGCGAGGGCTACAGGAATTCCCCGGTCCGCTCGGCTCCTGTCGGGCCGGTCGTCATCGGGGAGATCGTCGCGAGCACACCGTCCACCGTCTCCGGGCGAGCCCGGATCGGCCAGGTGCTGACCGCTCAGCCCGGCGCAGTCCAGCCGACAGATGCGACCGTTGCCTACCAGTGGTTGCGCGACGGGGTGCCGGTCGCCGGCGCGACCGCGGCGACGTACACCCTCTCGAGCGTGGACCTCGGCACGACGATGGCGGCGCAGATCACCCGCTCGCGCCGCAACTACGCCGACCTGGTCGAGACCGTCGCGGTCGCGCGCGCGGTGAGTGCCAAGCCGACGATGACCCTGAGCGCCGTCGGCCGGTCGCGGAAGGCGGTGGTGACGGTGCAGCTCACCGTCCCCGACGTCACCGTCCCCGGACAGGTCACGGTGAAGGTCGGCGGGCAGGTGGCGACGGCCACCCTCGTGGACGGTCGGGCGAGGCTGGTCGTCGGCGGCGTCGAGCCGGGTGACCGGTTGGTCCGGGCGTGGTACGCCGGCAGCGGACCGATCCGTCCCGCGAAGTCGTCGACCACGGTGCGCGTCCTGCGCTGA
- a CDS encoding mycothiol-dependent nitroreductase Rv2466c family protein codes for MSLSEKVRHRADVWFDPMCPFAWITSRWMLEVEQVRDVDVDWHVMSLAYLNEGKDIPDSYRELLAPGWGPVRVLVAAEERHGSEALLPLYTALGNRIHREGRSLHEEPDQGRGLVAEALADAGLDTDLAQAFDDASYDHAVRKSHHEGMDQVGDDVGTPTIAVNGSAFFGPVLSRIPRGEDAGRLWDGCVAVASFPYFYELKRSRTGDLDFT; via the coding sequence ATGAGCCTCTCGGAGAAGGTCCGCCATCGCGCGGACGTCTGGTTCGACCCGATGTGCCCGTTCGCATGGATCACGTCCCGCTGGATGCTCGAGGTGGAGCAGGTGCGCGACGTCGACGTCGACTGGCACGTGATGAGCCTGGCTTACCTCAACGAGGGCAAGGACATCCCCGACAGCTATCGCGAGCTGCTCGCGCCGGGCTGGGGCCCGGTCCGGGTCCTCGTCGCCGCCGAGGAGCGGCATGGCAGCGAAGCACTGCTTCCCCTCTACACCGCGCTGGGCAACCGGATCCACCGGGAGGGCCGCAGTCTCCACGAGGAGCCCGACCAGGGTCGTGGCCTGGTGGCCGAGGCGCTCGCAGATGCCGGCCTCGACACCGACCTCGCCCAGGCGTTCGACGACGCGTCGTACGACCACGCGGTGAGGAAGTCGCACCACGAGGGGATGGACCAGGTCGGCGACGACGTCGGCACGCCCACGATCGCCGTCAACGGGTCGGCATTCTTCGGTCCGGTCCTGTCGAGGATCCCGCGCGGCGAGGATGCCGGTCGCCTCTGGGACGGGTGCGTCGCCGTCGCGTCGTTCCCCTACTTCTACGAGCTCAAGCGCAGCCGGACCGGCGACCTGGACTTCACCTGA
- a CDS encoding AfsR/SARP family transcriptional regulator: MPEVRFRLLGPMEILVHQVPSKLPGAAERALLVQLLLAPGRTIPATMLVDRLWSESALPVDPMNALQIRVSKLRRALKAMGIEDLVTRDGVGYRADVDPSQVDALDFEYQIRTARAVAAEAAAGDGYHQGHLQAYDDALALWRGDPLSDFVTEQWATVEASRLTELRFAAITERAQVALALGRHLEVVADLETQVAREPTMESLAGLLMVALYRSGRQADALAVYTRTRDELDETLGLEPSVSLRSLHERVLRQDESLGAQPAMPATMPSPSIRSTGDGQPTAPTNLPTVVRPLIGRDTQLESLTGLLSEVRLLSLIGPGGAGKTSLALAVVAATSRDYPDGAFGVRLASVDSGDQVPLAVADALGVPLDGSAAVGDVRERLVSYLSKRRMLLLVDNCEHVVDTAAALIDNILSRSPHITVIATSREALAVPDEVQVTVGPLETPPESVAPSRVLDYPAAQLFAERARAVRPGLVFDSGDLQALGRISRALDGIPLALELAAARVGSMSPTEIATRLADRFTLLTSGTRTAEARQQTLRATVDWSYLLLSDVERTVFNRLSVFQGGWTLTSAEAVVGDAALPAGEVLDTIGRLVERSMIAAEPGPTTRYRMLETLRHYATEQLAASGEVEELAERHARYFRGVAEQAEIDLRGHGQRETLRLLREEQPNIRAAISWLSRPGGDIDSALVTAGSLGMFWHLGRHLEGREVLGRLVTDGAGSPAARARALQAVSIVERPRGCLVHPHPRCAEAAEESLAIFEDLGDSWHAALSKVLLAVEGVTGAHRERSETLLREAEEQFARDGDPWGPAVVGFVRLETAMKAGDVDAAVHTGRATAASFRQLDDPWGLSATLYHLGWGLRQFGRFEEGARVLEEAIDVGASAGLWNTVQWALADLAVEKVHIGELQAARDLLDRAAAASQEIGDGAGEVLAGYGYGLLAEAADDWASARRYYEEAVTRFERLGTLVMVGVALAGLGRCDEAQGEVDSAAAHYQDALALGRRLGEPSVTAAAIEGLSRLARDRQDVQEADRLLHEAREIRSRYHRPAPPHERREFLT, translated from the coding sequence ATGCCCGAGGTGCGGTTCCGGTTACTGGGGCCGATGGAGATCCTGGTCCACCAGGTTCCGTCGAAGCTTCCCGGTGCCGCCGAACGTGCTCTTCTGGTGCAGCTGCTGCTGGCGCCGGGTCGGACGATTCCCGCCACCATGCTGGTCGACCGGCTGTGGTCGGAGTCCGCGCTCCCGGTCGACCCGATGAACGCTCTGCAGATCCGGGTCTCCAAACTGCGGCGCGCGTTGAAAGCGATGGGGATCGAGGACCTTGTCACCCGTGACGGGGTCGGCTACCGAGCCGACGTGGACCCCTCGCAGGTCGACGCGCTCGACTTCGAATACCAGATCCGAACCGCGCGCGCCGTGGCCGCGGAAGCCGCCGCGGGAGACGGCTATCACCAGGGCCATCTGCAGGCCTACGACGACGCCTTGGCCCTTTGGCGCGGAGATCCGCTCAGCGACTTCGTCACCGAACAGTGGGCCACCGTGGAGGCGTCGCGGCTCACTGAGCTCCGGTTCGCTGCGATCACCGAACGCGCCCAGGTCGCCCTGGCGCTCGGCCGGCACCTGGAGGTCGTTGCCGACCTGGAGACGCAGGTCGCACGAGAACCGACGATGGAGTCGCTCGCCGGACTGCTGATGGTGGCGCTGTACCGCAGCGGACGACAGGCCGATGCGCTCGCGGTCTACACCCGGACCCGCGACGAGCTCGACGAGACCCTCGGATTGGAACCCTCGGTCTCCCTGCGGTCGCTACACGAGCGGGTCCTGCGCCAGGACGAGTCCCTCGGTGCCCAGCCCGCGATGCCGGCGACGATGCCGTCCCCGTCGATCCGCAGCACCGGGGACGGGCAGCCCACGGCGCCGACGAACCTGCCCACCGTCGTCCGCCCGCTCATCGGCCGCGACACCCAGCTCGAATCGCTCACCGGCCTGCTCAGCGAGGTTCGACTGCTCTCGCTCATCGGCCCCGGCGGAGCAGGCAAGACATCGCTCGCCCTCGCCGTCGTCGCCGCCACCTCACGCGACTACCCCGACGGGGCGTTCGGTGTGCGGCTCGCTAGCGTCGACAGCGGCGACCAGGTGCCGCTCGCAGTCGCCGATGCGCTCGGCGTCCCGCTCGACGGGTCCGCGGCAGTCGGGGACGTGCGCGAGCGGCTCGTCTCCTACTTGTCGAAGCGGCGCATGTTGTTGCTGGTCGACAACTGTGAGCATGTCGTTGACACAGCTGCTGCTTTGATCGACAACATCCTCAGTCGCTCCCCGCACATCACCGTCATCGCCACCAGCCGCGAAGCTCTCGCCGTTCCCGACGAGGTGCAGGTGACCGTCGGCCCGCTCGAGACCCCTCCGGAGAGCGTCGCGCCCAGCCGCGTGCTGGACTACCCGGCCGCCCAGTTGTTCGCCGAACGCGCCCGCGCCGTGCGGCCAGGGCTGGTCTTCGACAGCGGCGACCTGCAGGCCCTCGGCCGGATCAGCCGCGCCCTGGACGGCATTCCGCTCGCGTTGGAGCTCGCCGCCGCACGAGTCGGATCGATGTCGCCGACCGAAATCGCTACTCGGCTCGCAGACCGGTTCACCCTGCTCACCTCAGGGACTCGCACCGCAGAGGCACGCCAGCAGACGTTGCGCGCGACCGTCGACTGGAGCTATCTGCTCCTCAGCGACGTCGAGCGGACGGTGTTCAACCGGCTTTCGGTCTTCCAGGGCGGTTGGACGCTCACGTCTGCAGAAGCCGTGGTCGGTGATGCGGCGTTGCCGGCCGGGGAGGTCCTCGACACCATCGGCCGGCTGGTCGAACGCTCGATGATTGCGGCCGAACCGGGACCCACCACCAGGTACCGAATGCTGGAGACGCTGCGCCACTACGCGACCGAGCAGCTGGCTGCATCCGGGGAGGTCGAGGAGCTGGCCGAGCGCCATGCGCGTTACTTCCGAGGAGTCGCCGAACAGGCAGAGATCGACCTTCGCGGTCACGGACAACGTGAGACCCTCCGGCTGCTTCGCGAGGAGCAACCCAACATACGGGCAGCGATCTCGTGGCTGTCGCGACCCGGAGGGGACATCGACTCTGCCCTCGTGACAGCTGGGTCGCTCGGCATGTTCTGGCACCTGGGTCGACACCTGGAGGGGCGCGAGGTCCTCGGACGGCTCGTCACAGACGGCGCGGGTTCGCCCGCCGCGCGCGCCCGAGCGCTACAGGCCGTCTCCATCGTGGAACGCCCTAGAGGCTGCCTGGTGCACCCGCATCCACGCTGCGCCGAAGCCGCGGAGGAGAGCCTCGCGATCTTCGAAGATCTCGGTGACTCCTGGCACGCGGCGCTGTCGAAGGTTCTGCTCGCAGTCGAGGGCGTCACCGGCGCCCATCGGGAGCGTTCAGAGACTCTTCTGCGCGAAGCTGAGGAGCAGTTCGCGCGCGATGGCGACCCGTGGGGTCCCGCAGTGGTCGGCTTCGTTCGTCTTGAGACAGCGATGAAGGCCGGCGATGTGGACGCCGCGGTGCACACCGGCAGGGCGACCGCGGCGTCGTTCCGCCAGCTCGACGACCCGTGGGGCCTCTCCGCGACGCTTTACCACCTCGGTTGGGGACTGCGGCAGTTCGGCCGGTTCGAGGAGGGCGCGCGTGTCCTGGAGGAGGCGATCGACGTCGGCGCATCGGCTGGCCTGTGGAACACCGTGCAGTGGGCACTGGCCGACCTTGCGGTCGAGAAGGTGCACATCGGCGAACTCCAGGCGGCGCGGGACCTGCTCGACCGCGCTGCGGCCGCCTCTCAGGAGATCGGCGACGGTGCGGGAGAGGTACTTGCCGGGTACGGCTACGGCCTGCTCGCGGAGGCGGCCGACGACTGGGCCTCAGCCCGCCGCTACTACGAGGAAGCGGTGACTCGATTCGAACGGCTGGGCACCCTGGTGATGGTCGGCGTCGCGCTGGCCGGGCTGGGACGGTGCGATGAAGCACAGGGCGAGGTCGACTCGGCTGCGGCGCACTACCAGGACGCCCTTGCCTTGGGGCGCCGGCTCGGCGAACCGAGCGTGACCGCCGCAGCCATCGAAGGCCTGTCGCGGCTGGCACGCGACCGCCAAGATGTCCAGGAGGCCGACCGGTTGTTGCACGAGGCGAGAGAGATCAGGAGCCGTTACCACCGACCGGCGCCGCCCCATGAGCGACGCGAGTTCCTGACCTGA
- a CDS encoding DUF3159 domain-containing protein: MSEVEATSTALDTTALLDRLGGWQGIVDGAVPPLVFVAANALAGLLGYDEQALLSAAATAGTSALALGVARLALGQPLAGVLRGLVGLLLAVGLALWTGRARDFFLPGMVVDGIYAAVLTVSVLLGRPAVGCAYAALFGARAWRHDRHLQRVFATATLGWALVYGLRFSVQWLFYRNDEPELLALAKVGLGWPVTAAATILTVRAVRTAS, from the coding sequence ATGAGCGAGGTCGAAGCGACGTCGACCGCGCTTGATACGACGGCCCTGCTCGACCGGCTCGGCGGCTGGCAGGGGATCGTCGACGGTGCCGTCCCGCCACTGGTTTTCGTAGCCGCGAATGCCCTGGCTGGGCTCCTCGGCTACGACGAGCAGGCCTTGCTGAGTGCCGCGGCAACAGCCGGAACCTCCGCGCTCGCGCTCGGCGTCGCACGGCTCGCATTGGGACAGCCGCTCGCCGGCGTGCTCCGCGGACTCGTCGGGCTACTCCTCGCCGTCGGTTTAGCCCTGTGGACCGGCCGCGCCCGCGACTTCTTCCTCCCCGGCATGGTGGTCGACGGCATCTACGCCGCCGTCCTGACGGTCTCGGTGCTCCTCGGGCGGCCTGCGGTCGGCTGCGCCTACGCGGCTCTGTTCGGTGCCCGGGCGTGGCGTCACGACCGGCATCTCCAGAGAGTCTTCGCAACCGCGACCCTGGGCTGGGCGCTGGTCTACGGCCTGCGGTTCTCGGTCCAGTGGCTGTTCTACCGCAACGACGAGCCCGAGCTCCTCGCGCTGGCCAAGGTGGGCCTCGGTTGGCCGGTGACCGCGGCAGCGACGATCCTCACGGTCCGAGCTGTGCGGACCGCTTCGTAA
- a CDS encoding flavin-containing monooxygenase yields MTDFDVLVVGAGQAGLATGHALRGTGLRHLLLDAADDAGGSWPHYYDSLTLFSPARFSSLPGLPFEGDSGRYPAGSEVAAYLRSYAEHFAIPIRSASRVASVRTAPGSHFEVDLLDGQTLRARSVVAATGGFGNPYVPRVPGLEQYGGRAMHVAAYRRPDGFAGQRVVVVGAGNSAVQVAYELAHVADVTLATRNPVSLRRQQPLGVDLHYWVAWSGVDRLPLGRRAGGAVGVLDQGRYAAAIAAGRPDRREMFRAFTGAGVQWTDGPTEDVDAVIFATGYQPDLGYLPPEAFAGDGWPAHRRGVSTTSPGLGFVGVPGQTGLASATLRGVGPDARRVVRHLCQHLATRAAVGPVPEPVATLVASGRPQAP; encoded by the coding sequence ATGACCGATTTCGACGTGCTGGTGGTAGGCGCCGGTCAGGCCGGGTTGGCCACCGGTCACGCGCTGCGCGGCACCGGCCTGCGGCACCTGCTGTTGGACGCGGCTGACGACGCGGGCGGTTCGTGGCCGCACTACTACGACTCGCTGACCCTGTTCAGCCCGGCGCGCTTCAGCAGCCTCCCCGGCCTGCCCTTCGAGGGTGACTCCGGCCGGTACCCGGCCGGATCCGAAGTGGCCGCCTACCTGCGCTCGTACGCCGAGCACTTCGCCATCCCGATCCGCTCCGCTTCACGAGTTGCCTCGGTCCGCACTGCTCCTGGCAGCCACTTCGAAGTCGACCTCCTTGATGGCCAGACTCTTCGAGCCCGGAGCGTGGTCGCAGCCACAGGGGGGTTCGGCAACCCGTACGTGCCGCGAGTGCCCGGGCTCGAGCAGTACGGCGGCCGAGCCATGCACGTCGCGGCATACCGACGCCCCGACGGGTTCGCCGGCCAGCGGGTCGTCGTCGTAGGCGCAGGCAACTCCGCGGTTCAGGTGGCCTACGAGCTCGCTCACGTCGCAGACGTGACGCTCGCGACGAGGAACCCTGTCAGCTTGCGTCGTCAGCAGCCTCTCGGGGTCGACTTGCACTACTGGGTCGCCTGGTCCGGTGTTGATCGCCTGCCGCTCGGCCGCCGTGCCGGAGGCGCGGTCGGCGTGCTCGACCAAGGCCGTTACGCCGCAGCGATCGCTGCCGGGCGCCCCGACCGTCGCGAGATGTTCCGGGCGTTCACCGGTGCGGGCGTGCAGTGGACCGACGGCCCGACCGAGGACGTGGACGCCGTGATCTTCGCCACCGGCTACCAGCCCGACCTCGGATACCTGCCACCCGAAGCCTTCGCCGGCGACGGATGGCCGGCACATCGCCGGGGTGTCAGCACAACCAGCCCGGGCCTGGGGTTCGTCGGCGTCCCGGGCCAGACCGGGCTCGCCTCCGCGACCCTGCGAGGAGTGGGCCCAGACGCGCGGCGAGTCGTGCGCCACCTCTGCCAACACCTCGCGACCCGAGCTGCTGTCGGACCCGTGCCTGAGCCCGTCGCGACACTGGTTGCCTCAGGCCGACCCCAGGCGCCATGA
- a CDS encoding heavy metal translocating P-type ATPase, producing the protein MTTTAPLQATETCTLDIGGMTCASCVRRVEKALDKLDGVTEARVNLATEVASITFSPELIKLEDLTKAVTKAGYSATPHQRGAPHGPEDGEITSAPASTDEDSRDRDLARMKTKWQVALATGLGLMALMYVPLYIDTMDLLMPAIFVVATVVQVWAGKDIYASAWTAAKHRSTNMTTLVALGTGVAWGYSTFVTLWPGLAEGWGMPLHLYYETSLIIVALVLAGKWMEGRAKKQTAVAVTALVGLAPKTARVIRDDVEVDIPVDEVAVGDIVRIRPGEKIPVDGVVVAGNTAIDESMLTGESLPVDKTAGDAVIGATINTTGSVQIRTTAVGDDTALAQIIRLVEDAQGSKVPMQRLADKVSSVFVPAVILGAFATFLLWALFGPNTENLTMAITTTIAVLIIACPCALGLATPTAVMVGTGRAAELGILISNGEALEQARRLTAIVLDKTGTITQGKPALTAVITADGWTEAEVLPLVAAAESGSEHPVAQAIVTHAQDGGLTLPVLDAFEAIPGHGIDARVAGRHVQVGNAAMMLRAGADVTPLETVAQEAASRGETPMYVAIGGDLAAVVAVADIVKAESAEAIAQLEALGLEVWMITGDNAATAQAVAAQVGITHVMADVLPADKAAAVVRLQEQGHVVAMAGDGVNDAGALAQADLGIAIGTGADVAIAASDITLVGGDLRGIVSAIALSRRTVTTMKQGLAWAFGYNVLLVPVAAGALYAWDGLLLDPVLASAAMAMSSVSVLSNALRLRRFKRPASVEEILHPPVRTRAAQYAYLTGVAVVALAIGGTLTAVSRMDFAERGMNGQLAWMQSTGMPMRPAMSEMMTAEIPATEAHDVGLDVQLDVPDTTRAGVPTRVTATVVDAESGEPVSDLNRSHEAWMHLIATREDLGTFAHVHPEPTGDPGELAVDITFPTGGAYIVNTEFRQRGEMNDVHQRQLVTVTGTAPEPVKLAAGPRTTVVDGVEVQLEGEAVVGERSDLHFAFTDAGTGEPIDDLQPFLAAAGHVVVMRADGATFAHEHAEVEDEDGRPVFATPGQDFGPELDVHTEFDAPGVYQMWGQFRLADGDVLTVPFTVEAS; encoded by the coding sequence ATGACCACCACCGCCCCACTCCAGGCCACCGAGACTTGCACGCTCGACATCGGTGGCATGACGTGCGCTTCCTGCGTGCGCCGGGTCGAGAAGGCACTTGACAAGCTCGACGGAGTGACCGAGGCCCGCGTGAACCTCGCCACCGAGGTCGCCTCCATCACCTTCTCCCCGGAGCTGATCAAGCTCGAGGATCTCACCAAGGCCGTCACGAAGGCCGGCTACTCCGCGACCCCCCACCAACGCGGTGCCCCGCACGGCCCGGAGGACGGAGAGATCACCTCCGCGCCAGCGAGCACCGACGAGGATTCCCGGGACCGGGACCTGGCCCGCATGAAGACCAAGTGGCAGGTCGCCCTGGCCACCGGGCTCGGACTGATGGCGCTGATGTACGTCCCGCTCTACATCGACACCATGGACCTGCTGATGCCGGCGATCTTCGTGGTCGCGACCGTCGTCCAGGTCTGGGCCGGCAAGGACATCTACGCCTCGGCCTGGACCGCAGCCAAGCATCGCAGCACCAACATGACGACGCTGGTCGCACTCGGCACCGGAGTCGCGTGGGGTTACAGCACCTTCGTCACCCTGTGGCCCGGCCTCGCCGAAGGGTGGGGCATGCCACTGCACCTGTACTACGAGACGTCGCTGATCATCGTCGCCCTCGTCCTTGCCGGGAAGTGGATGGAGGGTCGCGCCAAGAAGCAGACCGCCGTCGCCGTCACCGCCCTGGTCGGGCTCGCACCAAAGACTGCCCGCGTCATCCGCGACGACGTCGAGGTCGACATCCCGGTCGACGAGGTCGCCGTCGGCGACATCGTCCGGATCCGTCCCGGCGAGAAGATCCCCGTCGACGGGGTGGTCGTCGCCGGCAACACCGCGATCGACGAGAGCATGCTCACCGGCGAAAGTCTCCCGGTCGACAAGACCGCCGGCGACGCCGTCATCGGCGCCACCATCAACACCACCGGGTCGGTCCAGATCCGGACGACCGCGGTCGGTGACGACACCGCGCTGGCCCAGATCATCCGCCTCGTCGAGGACGCCCAGGGCTCCAAGGTCCCCATGCAGCGTCTGGCCGACAAGGTCTCTTCGGTGTTCGTGCCCGCCGTCATCCTCGGCGCGTTCGCGACGTTCCTGCTCTGGGCCCTGTTCGGGCCGAACACCGAGAACCTCACGATGGCGATCACCACGACCATCGCGGTGCTGATCATCGCCTGCCCCTGCGCCCTCGGGCTGGCCACGCCGACCGCGGTCATGGTCGGTACCGGACGGGCGGCCGAGCTCGGGATCCTGATCTCCAACGGTGAGGCCCTCGAGCAGGCACGGCGACTCACCGCGATCGTGCTCGACAAGACCGGCACCATCACCCAGGGCAAGCCGGCCCTGACGGCGGTCATCACCGCGGATGGCTGGACCGAGGCCGAGGTTCTGCCTCTCGTCGCCGCAGCCGAGTCGGGCAGCGAGCACCCGGTCGCCCAGGCGATCGTCACTCACGCCCAGGACGGCGGGCTCACCCTCCCGGTTCTCGACGCGTTCGAGGCCATCCCCGGGCACGGGATCGACGCCCGCGTCGCCGGCCGGCATGTCCAGGTCGGCAACGCAGCGATGATGCTGCGTGCCGGCGCTGACGTGACTCCGCTGGAGACGGTCGCTCAGGAGGCGGCCTCGCGCGGTGAGACCCCGATGTACGTCGCCATCGGCGGCGATCTCGCTGCCGTGGTGGCGGTCGCCGACATCGTGAAGGCCGAGTCCGCCGAGGCGATCGCCCAACTCGAGGCGCTCGGGCTCGAGGTTTGGATGATCACCGGCGACAACGCCGCCACCGCTCAAGCCGTCGCAGCCCAGGTCGGGATTACCCACGTCATGGCTGACGTGCTGCCCGCCGACAAGGCCGCTGCCGTCGTGAGGCTCCAGGAGCAGGGTCACGTGGTCGCCATGGCCGGCGACGGCGTCAACGACGCCGGGGCGCTCGCCCAGGCCGACCTCGGGATCGCGATCGGGACCGGCGCCGACGTCGCCATCGCCGCCTCCGACATCACCCTCGTCGGCGGCGACCTGCGCGGCATCGTCTCTGCCATCGCGCTCTCCCGGCGGACGGTCACCACCATGAAGCAAGGACTGGCGTGGGCGTTCGGCTACAACGTCCTGCTCGTTCCGGTCGCGGCCGGCGCGCTCTACGCGTGGGACGGGCTGCTGCTCGACCCGGTGCTGGCGTCGGCTGCAATGGCGATGAGCTCGGTGAGCGTGCTGTCCAACGCGCTGCGGCTGCGGCGGTTCAAGCGACCCGCGTCGGTGGAGGAGATCCTGCACCCGCCGGTCCGGACCAGGGCCGCGCAATACGCCTACCTCACCGGGGTCGCGGTCGTCGCGCTCGCGATAGGCGGCACGCTCACTGCGGTCAGCCGGATGGACTTCGCCGAGCGCGGGATGAACGGCCAGCTCGCGTGGATGCAGAGCACCGGCATGCCGATGCGACCGGCGATGAGCGAGATGATGACCGCCGAGATTCCGGCGACCGAGGCGCACGACGTCGGACTCGACGTGCAGCTCGACGTCCCCGACACCACCCGTGCCGGCGTACCGACCCGGGTCACTGCCACGGTTGTGGACGCAGAGTCCGGTGAGCCGGTCTCCGACCTGAACCGCAGCCACGAGGCCTGGATGCACCTGATCGCCACCCGGGAGGACCTGGGCACCTTCGCCCACGTGCACCCGGAGCCGACGGGAGATCCCGGTGAGCTGGCAGTCGACATCACCTTCCCCACCGGCGGCGCCTACATCGTCAACACAGAGTTCCGGCAGCGCGGTGAGATGAACGACGTGCACCAACGCCAGCTGGTCACCGTCACCGGCACCGCGCCGGAGCCGGTCAAGCTCGCCGCCGGACCCCGCACGACGGTCGTCGACGGCGTCGAGGTCCAGCTGGAAGGAGAGGCGGTCGTCGGTGAGCGCAGCGACCTCCACTTCGCGTTCACCGACGCCGGCACGGGCGAACCGATCGACGACCTGCAGCCGTTCCTCGCAGCGGCCGGGCACGTCGTGGTGATGCGCGCCGACGGCGCCACCTTCGCCCACGAACACGCGGAAGTCGAGGACGAGGACGGCAGACCGGTCTTCGCCACGCCGGGCCAGGACTTCGGACCCGAGCTCGACGTGCACACCGAGTTCGACGCCCCGGGCGTCTACCAGATGTGGGGGCAGTTCCGCCTCGCCGACGGCGACGTCCTCACCGTGCCGTTCACCGTCGAAGCATCCTGA